One part of the Mycobacterium marinum genome encodes these proteins:
- a CDS encoding SDR family NAD(P)-dependent oxidoreductase, whose protein sequence is MTTTDAGNRVAVVTGASSGIGEATARTLAAQGFHVVAVARRADRITALTDQIGGTPIVADVTDGAAVAALADGLSRVDVLVNNAGGAKGLEPVADADLEHWRWMWETNVLGTLRVTRALLPKLIASGDGLIVTVTSIAALEIYDGGAGYTAAKHAQGALHRTLRGELLGLPVRLTEIAPGAVETEFSLVRFDGDEQRADAVYSGMTPLVAADIAEVIGFVASRPPHVNLDQIIIRPRDQASATRRANHQV, encoded by the coding sequence ATGACAACTACTGACGCTGGAAACCGAGTCGCAGTGGTCACCGGCGCCAGTTCCGGGATCGGCGAAGCAACCGCCAGAACTCTTGCCGCGCAAGGGTTTCACGTGGTCGCGGTGGCTCGTCGCGCGGACCGGATAACTGCGCTGACCGATCAGATCGGGGGCACCCCAATTGTGGCGGATGTCACTGACGGTGCGGCAGTGGCGGCCTTGGCGGACGGACTGAGCCGCGTTGACGTCCTGGTCAACAACGCCGGTGGCGCCAAAGGGCTGGAACCGGTGGCCGACGCCGATCTCGAGCATTGGCGCTGGATGTGGGAGACGAATGTGCTGGGCACGTTGCGGGTAACCCGCGCGCTGCTACCCAAGCTGATCGCCTCCGGCGACGGGCTGATCGTGACCGTCACCTCCATTGCGGCGCTGGAGATCTACGACGGCGGCGCCGGATACACCGCCGCCAAACACGCCCAGGGCGCGCTACACCGCACCCTGCGGGGCGAACTCCTGGGCCTGCCGGTGCGACTCACCGAGATTGCACCCGGCGCGGTCGAAACGGAGTTCTCGTTGGTCCGGTTCGACGGCGACGAGCAACGCGCGGACGCGGTCTACTCCGGGATGACTCCGCTGGTGGCCGCCGACATCGCCGAAGTGATCGGGTTCGTGGCCTCACGCCCCCCGCACGTCAACCTGGATCAGATCATCATCCGGCCGCGTGACCAGGCCTCAGCGACCCGACGGGCTAACCACCAGGTGTAG
- a CDS encoding DUF2505 domain-containing protein, giving the protein MPRSFDVSANYEGSVTEVLQAFYEEQYWRARLAETPVDVATLESMRVDGKPGHDGTIEVVTLQTVFSHNLPGLVTQLHRGDLCIRREETWGPVNDGTATASIAGSIVDAPVNLWGTGVLTPNPKSGGSRLSLQLTVQVRIPLVGGKLERMIGTELSQLVTVEQKFTTEWIADNA; this is encoded by the coding sequence ATGCCGCGTTCATTCGACGTGTCAGCCAACTACGAAGGCAGCGTCACCGAAGTCCTCCAGGCTTTCTACGAGGAGCAATACTGGCGGGCCCGGCTGGCAGAAACTCCAGTGGACGTCGCAACCCTGGAGTCGATGCGGGTGGACGGCAAGCCCGGACACGACGGGACCATCGAAGTAGTCACCTTGCAGACCGTCTTCAGCCACAACTTGCCGGGCCTGGTCACCCAGTTGCACCGCGGAGATCTGTGCATCCGGCGTGAGGAAACCTGGGGGCCGGTCAACGATGGAACCGCAACGGCGTCCATCGCAGGGTCGATCGTGGATGCACCGGTGAATCTGTGGGGCACCGGAGTCCTTACGCCCAACCCCAAGTCGGGCGGCTCCCGACTGTCGCTGCAACTCACCGTCCAGGTACGCATCCCTTTGGTCGGCGGCAAGCTGGAACGGATGATCGGCACCGAGCTGAGCCAGCTGGTGACCGTAGAACAGAAGTTCACTACCGAGTGGATCGCGGACAACGCCTAA
- a CDS encoding PE family protein — MSFVSVVPEWVAAAATDVAGIGSVVGAANAAAAGATTSVTAAAGDEVSVAIAALFGGFGREYQAVCGQWAEFEQRFARALGAGAGAYAGAEAAAVGTLSPLGVIEQGVWGAVNGPAVALWGRPLIGDGADGAAGTGQAGGAGGLLWGNGGNGGSGGVGQNGGAGGSAGLIGRGGAGGAGGLSGGSGAGGAGGVGGNGGWLWGAGGDGGAGGVGAVSGGVGGGAGRAWLWGAGGAGGAGGQGMGLDGGAGGGGGQGGLVYGGGGAGGAGGVGGEVGGGGVGGTGGAGGAAGLIGHGGAGGGGGAGDGGSTGGAGQTGGDGGRAGDGGVGGRGGWLAGAGGDGGAGGVGGVGGAGGGGADGLVLGSDGGDGGDGGTGGAGGTGGAGGAGGLISLFGGQGAGGAGGAGGAGGLAGDGGAGATGTFAGGGSGTGGAGGDGGTTGVGGAGGAGGAGSIAGAHGSEGARPLSGNGGSGGRGADSAVLGGTGGAGGNGGLYGNGGAGGAGGNGIAGSRGLTAITAGDSGTAGHDGGAGGDGGTGGLGGALAGHGGDGGAGGTGGDGGAGGSGAAGAAGDRGTIAHLDGGRGGDGGSGAGGGAGGSGGSGGTGGQALAAGYSDGVRGAGGSGGAGGAGGLAGAGGAGGDAYTTGGGAGGDGGHGGDTGTGGAGGSGGAGSSTGLTGLSGHSPTSGGDGGAGGDGGDSPATGGRGGAGGNGGKYGNGGAGGAGGDGIARGDAAGGAGGNGGKGGFYGDGGDGGAGGAGGSGTSGVGFEGGRGGAGGDGGAGGTYGDGGDGGAGGAGGDGRNGVDATTAGASGTQGFAGGGGGAGGAGGAGGTQAGAGGDGGDGGAGGTGGFGGSGANGGAGDHGTAANPNGGRGGDGGSGAAGGAGGDGGNGGAGGQAQAAGYADGTRGAGGNGGVGGAGGFAGDGGRGGDGAVGFGGAGGDGGAGGNTGAGGVGGTGGSGSITGLTGLGGHSPTSGGDGGSGGNGGRGAVDIAGGAGGTGGNGGAYGNGGDGGDGGDGVNGTRGLTAITPGGSGTDGSAGNAGGAGGYGGNGGALAGDGGDGGDGGNGGSGGDGGSGANGGAGDNGTTTSPNGGRGGDGGHGGHGGDGGDGGHGGVAGKAQAAGYTDGTHGAGGVGGNGGAGGLAGDGGRGGNGAATIGGNGGDGSNGGDPGVGGAGGKGGIGETIGLSGLGGYSPISGNGGDGGDGGSGSAGTTAHPAGFDGGAGGHGGDGGAFGNGGDGGNGGTGGNGTAATTAGSPGAVGGHGGAGGNGGDGGYLNGNAGNGGSGGAGGTGGAGATGTSQAAATGLGGGRGGDGGAGGAGGDGGNGGKAHATGYHNGTGGQGGDGGQGGKAGNGGNGADGQAAAIGRPRVSPGDGGDGGNGGSGGTGGTGGTGGTGGDATTKAVGGLDGARGNGGNGGNGGRGADGGAAIGSTAGGHGGDGGKGTIGGNGGRGGNGGHGAQVVPAGARGGDGGSGGTGDVTGGAGGAGGNGGNGRNGGLGGAGGAGGNGGVTAASNIVTGNGGNGGNGGNGGPGNSSTGGNSGNGGGGGLGGYGATGGTGGKGGNGGSGGTGGNGGNGGFGGGGTIRGDGGDGGNGGNGIGAGMNGGAGGKGGEGLTGGNGGNGGNGDNGVNGGSGGNGGKGGNAGNGTLATGLGGNGGNGGDGGHGNGSNIAGGSGGSGGDGGTGATGGAGGRGGAGGNGFNNGGDGGNGGNGGNGGNGIVRGNGGSGGNAGNGGNGVNGFFTNRDGGNGGNGGNGGDGAIRGDGGDGGNGGNGIGTFNTVNPNGGNGGNGGNGGNGGNGNTGGAGGRGGNGGANGAIHGGDGGNGGKGGNGVIAGAGGAGGTGGSGGGFQATGGSGGGGGAGGSGTTGGTGGRGGAGGAADGFRATGGDGGTGGGGGNGTSTGGVGGNGGKGGGTTEFESVAGRGGNGGNGGNGATGGNAGRGGDGGSSTGYSGVGGMGGNGGTGGLGNAGYGGYGGDGGKGGDGGDTGGGVGRSGGTGGKGGASTLNGQQVAGGSGGSSKAPVGNRGSSGGTGGHPGGL, encoded by the coding sequence GTGTCGTTTGTGAGTGTGGTTCCGGAGTGGGTGGCGGCCGCGGCAACCGATGTGGCCGGGATTGGGTCGGTGGTGGGTGCGGCTAATGCGGCGGCGGCGGGGGCGACGACGTCGGTGACGGCGGCTGCCGGTGATGAGGTGTCGGTGGCGATTGCGGCGTTGTTTGGGGGGTTTGGTCGCGAGTATCAGGCGGTGTGTGGGCAGTGGGCGGAGTTTGAGCAACGGTTCGCGCGGGCGTTGGGGGCCGGGGCGGGGGCGTATGCGGGGGCTGAGGCGGCCGCGGTGGGGACGTTGTCGCCGCTAGGGGTGATTGAGCAGGGCGTGTGGGGGGCGGTGAACGGGCCGGCGGTGGCGTTGTGGGGGCGGCCGTTGATCGGTGATGGCGCTGATGGGGCGGCCGGGACCGGTCAAGCCGGTGGGGCGGGGGGCTTGTTGTGGGGCAACGGGGGTAATGGGGGTTCGGGCGGGGTGGGTCAAAACGGTGGGGCGGGTGGTTCGGCGGGGTTGATCGGGCGAGGCGGGGCCGGTGGTGCGGGCGGGCTCAGCGGCGGCTCGGGGGCTGGCGGTGCGGGTGGGGTGGGCGGCAATGGTGGCTGGTTGTGGGGTGCCGGCGGGGATGGTGGTGCCGGTGGGGTGGGTGCGGTTAGTGGTGGTGTTGGTGGTGGGGCGGGTCGGGCGTGGTTGTGGGGTGCGGGCGGGGCCGGCGGTGCTGGTGGGCAGGGCATGGGTCTAGATGGCGGTGCTGGTGGTGGTGGTGGGCAGGGCGGGTTGGTTTATGGCGGCGGCGGGGCTGGTGGTGCCGGTGGGGTGGGTGGTGAGGTCGGCGGTGGTGGTGTCGGCGGTACCGGCGGGGCTGGTGGTGCGGCGGGGCTGATCGGCCACGGTGGGGCCGGGGGTGGCGGTGGTGCCGGTGATGGCGGTAGCACCGGGGGTGCGGGCCAGACCGGTGGTGATGGCGGCCGTGCCGGTGATGGGGGCGTTGGGGGGCGGGGCGGCTGGCTGGCCGGTGCCGGCGGCGACGGGGGTGCTGGCGGTGTCGGGGGTGTCGGCGGTGCCGGTGGTGGCGGCGCGGACGGGCTGGTGTTGGGCAGTGACGGCGGAGATGGCGGTGATGGCGGTACCGGCGGGGCCGGGGGGACCGGCGGCGCCGGGGGTGCGGGCGGGTTGATCAGTTTGTTCGGCGGCCAGGGTGCCGGCGGGGCCGGCGGTGCCGGTGGGGCCGGTGGGCTGGCCGGTGATGGTGGTGCCGGGGCCACGGGCACGTTTGCCGGTGGTGGCAGCGGTACCGGTGGTGCCGGCGGTGATGGCGGCACCACCGGTGTGGGTGGTGCTGGCGGCGCCGGCGGGGCCGGCTCGATCGCGGGCGCTCATGGCAGCGAAGGTGCCCGCCCACTGAGCGGTAATGGCGGTAGCGGAGGCCGCGGGGCGGACAGCGCGGTGCTGGGCGGAACCGGCGGGGCTGGCGGCAACGGCGGTCTCTACGGCAATGGTGGTGCGGGCGGGGCTGGCGGCAACGGGATCGCCGGATCGCGGGGCTTGACCGCGATCACTGCGGGCGACTCGGGCACCGCCGGCCACGACGGTGGCGCCGGTGGTGATGGCGGGACCGGCGGCCTGGGCGGTGCCCTGGCCGGCCACGGGGGCGACGGCGGAGCCGGTGGCACCGGCGGCGACGGTGGGGCCGGCGGCTCGGGTGCGGCCGGCGCGGCCGGAGACCGGGGCACCATCGCCCACCTTGATGGTGGCCGCGGGGGTGACGGTGGGTCCGGTGCCGGCGGTGGGGCCGGCGGTAGTGGTGGTAGCGGTGGGACCGGTGGTCAGGCATTGGCGGCCGGCTACAGCGACGGCGTTCGCGGCGCCGGCGGATCTGGCGGCGCCGGCGGGGCCGGCGGGCTGGCCGGGGCTGGCGGCGCGGGTGGTGACGCATACACGACCGGCGGCGGGGCCGGCGGGGACGGCGGCCATGGCGGTGACACCGGGACCGGTGGGGCCGGCGGGTCCGGCGGCGCCGGCTCGAGCACCGGCCTTACCGGCTTGTCCGGGCATAGCCCGACCAGCGGCGGTGACGGCGGCGCCGGTGGCGACGGCGGTGACAGTCCCGCTACCGGCGGGCGTGGCGGGGCCGGCGGTAACGGCGGCAAGTATGGCAATGGCGGCGCCGGTGGGGCCGGTGGTGACGGGATCGCGCGGGGCGACGCGGCCGGCGGGGCCGGCGGTAACGGCGGCAAGGGCGGGTTCTACGGCGACGGCGGGGACGGCGGGGCCGGCGGCGCGGGCGGTTCGGGCACCAGCGGTGTGGGTTTTGAGGGTGGCCGTGGCGGGGCCGGCGGGGATGGCGGGGCCGGCGGGACCTACGGCGACGGCGGGGACGGCGGGGCCGGCGGAGCCGGCGGCGACGGACGCAATGGGGTCGACGCCACCACCGCGGGCGCTTCCGGCACGCAGGGATTCGCCGGCGGCGGCGGTGGCGCGGGCGGCGCCGGCGGGGCCGGGGGCACCCAAGCCGGCGCCGGTGGGGACGGCGGGGACGGCGGGGCCGGCGGTACCGGTGGTTTCGGTGGGTCCGGCGCGAACGGTGGGGCCGGGGATCATGGCACCGCCGCGAACCCCAACGGTGGCCGTGGCGGGGACGGCGGATCCGGCGCGGCCGGTGGGGCCGGCGGCGACGGCGGTAACGGCGGGGCCGGTGGACAGGCACAAGCGGCCGGCTACGCCGACGGAACCCGCGGCGCCGGCGGCAACGGCGGGGTCGGTGGGGCTGGTGGGTTCGCCGGTGACGGAGGCCGCGGTGGAGACGGTGCGGTCGGGTTCGGTGGGGCCGGCGGCGACGGCGGGGCCGGCGGTAACACCGGTGCCGGTGGGGTCGGCGGCACCGGCGGTAGCGGTTCGATTACCGGACTCACCGGCCTTGGCGGGCACAGCCCCACCAGCGGCGGGGACGGCGGAAGCGGCGGAAACGGCGGGCGGGGTGCGGTCGATATCGCCGGCGGGGCCGGCGGGACCGGAGGTAACGGCGGGGCCTACGGCAACGGCGGCGACGGCGGCGACGGCGGTGACGGTGTCAACGGAACACGCGGGCTGACCGCGATCACCCCAGGGGGCTCGGGCACCGACGGCAGCGCCGGCAACGCCGGCGGCGCCGGCGGGTACGGCGGCAACGGTGGGGCCCTGGCCGGCGACGGCGGCGACGGTGGTGACGGCGGTAACGGCGGCAGCGGGGGTGACGGTGGGTCCGGCGCCAACGGCGGCGCCGGCGACAACGGCACCACCACCAGCCCCAACGGCGGCCGAGGCGGCGACGGCGGACACGGCGGACACGGCGGCGACGGCGGCGACGGCGGGCACGGCGGAGTGGCCGGCAAAGCGCAAGCGGCCGGCTACACCGACGGCACCCACGGCGCCGGAGGGGTCGGCGGCAACGGTGGGGCCGGCGGGCTAGCCGGCGATGGCGGCCGCGGCGGCAACGGCGCCGCCACCATCGGCGGCAACGGCGGCGATGGCAGCAACGGCGGTGACCCCGGGGTCGGCGGGGCCGGCGGTAAAGGCGGAATCGGCGAGACCATCGGACTCAGCGGCCTCGGCGGCTACAGCCCCATCAGCGGCAACGGCGGCGACGGCGGCGACGGCGGCAGCGGCAGCGCCGGCACCACCGCCCACCCGGCCGGCTTTGACGGCGGTGCCGGCGGGCACGGCGGCGACGGCGGTGCCTTCGGCAACGGCGGCGACGGCGGCAACGGCGGGACCGGCGGCAACGGAACCGCAGCAACCACCGCGGGCTCCCCCGGCGCCGTTGGCGGCCACGGCGGCGCCGGCGGCAACGGCGGCGACGGTGGCTACCTCAACGGAAACGCCGGAAACGGCGGAAGCGGCGGGGCCGGCGGCACCGGCGGTGCGGGGGCTACCGGCACATCACAGGCCGCCGCAACCGGCTTAGGGGGCGGCCGCGGCGGCGACGGCGGCGCCGGGGGCGCCGGGGGCGATGGCGGCAACGGCGGAAAAGCGCACGCAACCGGATACCACAACGGCACCGGCGGCCAAGGAGGCGACGGCGGCCAAGGAGGCAAAGCCGGCAACGGCGGCAACGGCGCCGACGGCCAAGCAGCCGCCATTGGACGTCCCAGGGTCTCGCCAGGCGATGGTGGTGACGGCGGCAACGGCGGCTCAGGCGGCACCGGCGGTACCGGCGGCACCGGCGGCACCGGCGGCGACGCCACCACCAAAGCTGTCGGAGGTCTGGACGGAGCCAGAGGCAACGGCGGCAACGGCGGCAACGGCGGCAGGGGCGCCGACGGCGGCGCCGCCATCGGATCCACCGCTGGCGGCCACGGCGGGGACGGCGGCAAGGGCACCATCGGCGGGAACGGTGGCCGAGGCGGGAACGGCGGCCACGGCGCCCAGGTCGTCCCCGCTGGCGCGCGCGGCGGGGATGGTGGATCCGGCGGCACCGGCGACGTCACCGGCGGCGCTGGCGGGGCCGGCGGAAACGGCGGAAACGGCCGCAACGGTGGCTTGGGAGGCGCCGGCGGCGCCGGCGGCAACGGCGGCGTCACCGCCGCCAGCAACATTGTCACCGGCAACGGCGGCAACGGCGGCAACGGCGGCAACGGCGGCCCCGGCAACAGCTCCACCGGCGGTAACAGCGGCAACGGCGGCGGTGGCGGCTTGGGCGGCTACGGCGCTACCGGCGGCACCGGGGGTAAGGGCGGCAACGGCGGCAGTGGTGGCACCGGCGGTAACGGCGGCAACGGCGGCTTCGGCGGCGGCGGCACCATCCGAGGCGACGGCGGCGACGGCGGCAACGGCGGCAACGGCATAGGTGCTGGCATGAACGGTGGTGCCGGCGGTAAGGGCGGAGAAGGTCTCACCGGCGGCAACGGCGGCAACGGCGGCAACGGCGACAACGGCGTCAACGGCGGCAGCGGTGGCAACGGCGGCAAGGGCGGCAACGCCGGCAACGGCACCTTGGCCACCGGCTTGGGGGGCAACGGCGGCAACGGCGGCGATGGCGGGCACGGCAACGGGTCAAATATCGCTGGCGGCAGCGGCGGCAGCGGCGGCGACGGTGGTACCGGTGCCACCGGTGGCGCCGGCGGGCGCGGCGGCGCCGGTGGTAACGGTTTCAACAACGGCGGCGACGGCGGCAACGGCGGCAACGGCGGCAACGGCGGCAACGGCATAGTCAGAGGCAACGGCGGCAGCGGCGGCAACGCCGGCAACGGCGGCAACGGCGTTAACGGCTTCTTCACGAATCGCGACGGCGGCAACGGCGGCAACGGCGGCAACGGCGGCGACGGCGCGATCAGAGGTGATGGTGGCGACGGCGGCAACGGCGGCAACGGCATCGGGACCTTTAACACTGTCAACCCCAACGGCGGCAACGGCGGCAACGGCGGCAACGGCGGCAACGGCGGCAACGGCAACACCGGTGGCGCAGGCGGGCGCGGCGGCAACGGCGGCGCGAACGGCGCCATCCACGGCGGCGACGGCGGCAATGGCGGCAAGGGCGGCAACGGGGTGATCGCCGGCGCTGGGGGTGCCGGCGGCACCGGCGGCTCAGGTGGCGGTTTCCAAGCCACCGGCGGCAGCGGCGGCGGCGGCGGCGCTGGCGGCTCTGGCACCACCGGAGGCACCGGGGGCCGCGGCGGCGCCGGCGGCGCAGCTGACGGTTTCCGAGCCACTGGCGGCGACGGCGGCACCGGCGGCGGCGGCGGTAACGGCACCTCCACTGGTGGCGTGGGGGGCAACGGCGGCAAAGGCGGTGGCACCACCGAATTCGAAAGCGTTGCCGGTAGGGGGGGCAACGGCGGCAACGGCGGTAACGGCGCCACGGGAGGCAATGCTGGTCGCGGCGGCGACGGCGGTTCCAGCACCGGCTACAGCGGTGTTGGCGGTATGGGGGGCAACGGCGGCACCGGCGGCCTTGGTAACGCCGGATACGGCGGATACGGCGGCGACGGCGGCAAGGGCGGCGACGGCGGTGACACCGGCGGCGGCGTCGGCCGCAGCGGCGGCACCGGCGGCAAAGGCGGCGCCAGCACCTTGAACGGCCAACAGGTTGCGGGCGGCAGCGGCGGCTCCAGTAAGGCGCCAGTAGGCAATAGAGGCAGCTCCGGCGGCACGGGCGGCCACCCTGGCGGCCTCTGA
- a CDS encoding L,D-transpeptidase, whose protein sequence is MALMALGAGVLAPNVLAACSGKVAKQAEQKAPEAPRLIFRPTDAAGDVLPIDPVSVEVGNGWFQRVVLKNPSGKVIAGAYNQERTVYTVTEPLGYDTTYTWSGAAVGHDGKAIPVGGKFTTVTPDKQIDGGFQLADGQTVGIAAPVIIQFDAPITDKATVERALHVTANPPVEGSWAWLPDEAKGARVHWRPREYYPAGTTVSVDAKLYGLPFGDGAYGAQDMTLNFQIGRRQIVKAEVPSHRIQVVTDEGVIMDFPCSYGEADLARNVTRNGVHVVTEKYSDFYMSNPAAGYSNVHERWAVRISNNGEFIHANPQSAGAQGNSNVTNGCINLSTSNAEEYFHSAIYGDPVEVTGSTIELSYSDGDIWDWAVDWDTWLSMSALPAPSARTPGTQIPITAPATPSTAPSLSGTPTTPSTTTPGG, encoded by the coding sequence ATGGCTTTGATGGCCCTTGGGGCCGGTGTGTTGGCGCCAAATGTTTTGGCCGCCTGTTCGGGCAAGGTCGCCAAGCAGGCCGAGCAGAAGGCGCCCGAGGCGCCGCGGCTGATCTTTCGGCCGACCGATGCCGCTGGCGACGTGCTGCCGATCGATCCGGTCAGTGTCGAGGTCGGCAACGGCTGGTTCCAGCGGGTCGTGCTGAAGAATCCGTCCGGCAAGGTCATCGCCGGTGCCTACAACCAGGAACGCACCGTCTACACGGTCACCGAACCACTGGGCTACGACACCACCTACACCTGGAGTGGTGCGGCTGTCGGCCACGACGGCAAGGCGATTCCGGTGGGGGGCAAGTTCACCACCGTGACGCCGGACAAGCAGATCGACGGGGGCTTCCAGTTAGCCGACGGGCAAACTGTCGGGATCGCGGCGCCGGTCATCATTCAATTCGATGCACCGATCACCGATAAGGCGACCGTGGAACGCGCGCTCCACGTCACCGCCAACCCGCCGGTGGAGGGGAGTTGGGCCTGGTTGCCCGATGAGGCCAAGGGCGCCCGGGTGCACTGGCGCCCGCGCGAGTACTACCCCGCGGGCACCACGGTCAGCGTCGACGCCAAGCTCTATGGGCTGCCGTTCGGCGACGGCGCCTACGGTGCCCAAGACATGACGTTGAACTTTCAGATCGGGCGCCGCCAGATCGTGAAGGCCGAGGTCCCCTCCCACCGCATTCAGGTCGTCACCGATGAGGGAGTCATCATGGACTTCCCGTGCAGCTACGGCGAGGCCGACCTGGCGCGCAACGTCACCCGAAACGGTGTCCATGTGGTGACCGAGAAGTACTCGGACTTCTACATGTCCAACCCGGCCGCCGGATACAGCAACGTGCACGAGCGCTGGGCGGTGCGGATCTCCAACAACGGTGAGTTCATCCACGCCAACCCGCAAAGCGCGGGCGCGCAAGGCAACAGCAACGTCACCAACGGTTGCATCAATCTGTCGACGTCCAACGCTGAGGAGTACTTCCACTCGGCGATATACGGCGACCCGGTTGAGGTCACCGGCAGCACGATCGAGCTGTCCTACTCAGACGGCGACATCTGGGACTGGGCGGTGGACTGGGACACCTGGTTGTCGATGTCCGCGCTGCCGGCTCCGTCGGCGCGTACGCCTGGTACGCAGATCCCGATCACGGCGCCGGCCACCCCGTCGACTGCCCCCAGCCTGTCGGGTACACCGACCACACCGAGCACTACTACACCTGGTGGTTAG
- a CDS encoding UDP-N-acetylmuramate dehydrogenase — protein MKRRDVGSLFAGARVAESVPLAPLTTLRVGPVARTLVTCDTTDQVVGVLRELDDRARNGDCGPVLVFAGGSNVVIGDALADLTVVRVANDRVTIDGNLVRAEAGAVWDEVVVAAIERGLGGLECLSGIPGSAGATPVQNVGAYGVEVSDVITRVRLLDRSTGEVSWVPAADLSFGYRTSVLKQADGLALPAVVLEVEFALDASGRSAPLRYGELTAALGMNSGERGEPRAVRDAVLALRARKGMVLDAADHDTWSVGSFFTNPVVAPEIYERLAAQTGESVPHYPAPDGVKLAAGWLLERAGFGKGYPGDPHARCRLSSKHALALTNRGGATAADVMVLARTVRDGVRDVFGITLKPEPVLVGCAL, from the coding sequence ATGAAACGGCGCGATGTCGGTTCGCTATTCGCCGGTGCGCGCGTCGCCGAGTCGGTGCCGCTGGCGCCATTGACCACGTTGCGGGTGGGGCCGGTCGCGCGGACGCTGGTCACCTGCGACACCACCGATCAGGTGGTTGGCGTGCTCCGGGAGCTCGATGACCGTGCCCGAAACGGAGACTGCGGGCCGGTGTTGGTGTTCGCGGGCGGCTCCAATGTGGTGATCGGCGACGCCCTTGCCGACCTGACCGTGGTGCGGGTGGCCAACGACCGGGTCACCATCGACGGAAACCTGGTGCGCGCGGAGGCCGGCGCGGTGTGGGACGAAGTGGTGGTCGCGGCGATCGAACGCGGTCTGGGCGGTCTGGAATGCCTGTCGGGCATTCCCGGATCGGCCGGGGCGACGCCGGTACAAAACGTTGGCGCCTACGGCGTGGAGGTGTCCGACGTCATCACCCGGGTCCGGCTATTGGACCGCAGCACCGGCGAGGTGAGCTGGGTGCCCGCCGCCGACCTGTCTTTCGGCTACCGAACCAGCGTGCTCAAGCAAGCCGACGGGCTGGCGCTGCCGGCGGTGGTCCTAGAGGTGGAGTTCGCGCTGGATGCCTCGGGCCGCAGCGCCCCTCTGCGCTACGGCGAGCTGACGGCTGCGCTGGGCATGAATAGCGGCGAGCGTGGCGAGCCGCGGGCGGTCCGCGATGCGGTGCTGGCGCTGCGGGCGAGAAAGGGCATGGTGCTCGACGCCGCGGACCATGACACCTGGAGCGTGGGGTCGTTTTTCACCAATCCCGTGGTCGCGCCCGAGATCTACGAACGGCTGGCGGCCCAGACCGGGGAGTCGGTCCCGCACTACCCGGCGCCGGACGGCGTCAAGCTGGCTGCCGGCTGGCTGCTGGAGCGGGCCGGGTTCGGCAAGGGTTATCCCGGCGACCCGCACGCCCGATGCCGACTGTCCAGCAAGCACGCACTGGCTTTGACCAATCGCGGTGGCGCGACGGCAGCGGACGTTATGGTATTGGCCAGGACAGTGCGTGACGGAGTTCGTGATGTGTTTGGTATCACACTGAAACCGGAGCCCGTTCTGGTTGGTTGCGCGTTGTAG